Proteins from a single region of Candidatus Zixiibacteriota bacterium:
- a CDS encoding response regulator: protein MKSRARILIVDDEPLVRRMIREILLREGYPVIHEAPDGQSALTKIEKHRTDIVITDIRMPHMSGIELLIQIKARFPHTAVIVMTGFGDVHTSDEAKSLGADEYVTKPIKPREIEVIVERVRMRQMVSRPGVAPATVPAN, encoded by the coding sequence GTGAAATCGCGTGCCCGAATCCTCATCGTCGACGACGAGCCGTTGGTCCGCCGGATGATCCGCGAGATCCTGTTGCGCGAAGGGTATCCTGTCATCCACGAAGCGCCCGACGGTCAGTCCGCCCTGACGAAGATTGAGAAGCATCGCACCGACATTGTCATCACCGACATCCGCATGCCGCACATGAGCGGCATCGAGCTTCTGATTCAGATCAAAGCCCGGTTCCCGCATACCGCTGTGATTGTCATGACCGGATTCGGCGATGTGCATACGTCCGACGAGGCCAAGTCGCTCGGCGCCGATGAATACGTGACCAAGCCGATCAAGCCGCGCGAGATCGAGGTCATCGTCGAGCGCGTCCGGATGCGGCAGATGGTCTCCCGGCCGGGTGTTGCTCCCGCCACCGTGCCGGCCAATTGA
- a CDS encoding GNAT family N-acetyltransferase — translation MIAIRSLQRADLEAYGELCRYCFDMPPEYVPFYTSWVSHHLAHTWGAFEQNRLCTGLWYYPYEMRVGEGFVPMGGVAAVATAPECRNSGMARMLMTHVHRQMRAEGRPLAALMPFKHGFYGSMGYADVFFMNDCIIPPEQIARRDVGTLRVRLVDGEREWRTLEDLHQAYGSRYFGTVRRNALYWRIRYLTIHREIKRVYLIERGRTPAGFVITNLGRDETTGKMRLTVAQAVWNGSDVLDAILQLLRSHRDQVHTVVWRLPTDVRLFDRMTDPRITVALKPKKMLKLVDFKGALEQRMYRRDLDALLSVELTSDVTSPWNGGRWRVEWRDGYARVRKARPTDRLPDTLRADIRTMAILYSGLQTAGELIADGAITVKGDAQTYLDSAFPRAIPYIDDWF, via the coding sequence ATGATCGCGATCCGCTCGCTGCAACGCGCCGACCTTGAAGCGTACGGCGAACTCTGCCGGTACTGCTTTGATATGCCGCCGGAGTACGTCCCATTCTACACCTCGTGGGTCAGCCATCATCTCGCGCATACCTGGGGTGCCTTCGAGCAGAACCGTCTGTGCACCGGCCTGTGGTACTATCCCTATGAGATGCGCGTGGGGGAGGGATTTGTGCCCATGGGCGGTGTCGCGGCGGTGGCGACCGCACCGGAATGCCGCAACAGCGGCATGGCCCGCATGTTGATGACCCACGTCCACCGCCAGATGCGCGCCGAAGGACGGCCGCTGGCCGCGCTGATGCCCTTCAAACACGGCTTCTATGGCAGCATGGGGTACGCCGACGTCTTCTTCATGAATGACTGCATCATTCCCCCCGAACAGATCGCGCGGCGCGATGTCGGCACTTTGCGTGTGCGTCTGGTCGACGGCGAACGGGAATGGCGCACGCTGGAGGATCTGCATCAGGCATACGGAAGCCGCTATTTCGGCACGGTCCGGCGCAACGCCCTCTATTGGCGCATACGCTATCTGACCATCCACCGGGAGATCAAACGCGTCTACCTGATCGAGCGCGGCCGGACACCGGCGGGATTCGTCATCACCAATCTGGGACGCGATGAGACGACCGGCAAGATGCGTCTGACCGTCGCCCAAGCCGTCTGGAACGGGAGCGATGTCCTCGATGCGATCCTACAGTTGTTGCGATCACACCGCGACCAGGTGCACACGGTCGTCTGGCGGTTGCCCACGGACGTGCGGTTGTTCGACCGCATGACGGATCCCCGCATCACCGTGGCGCTGAAACCGAAGAAGATGCTGAAACTCGTCGATTTCAAGGGGGCGCTGGAGCAGCGGATGTACCGTCGCGATCTTGACGCTCTCCTGTCGGTGGAGCTGACGAGTGATGTCACCAGCCCATGGAATGGGGGACGCTGGCGTGTGGAGTGGCGCGACGGATATGCCCGGGTGCGCAAGGCCCGCCCCACCGATCGACTCCCGGATACCCTGCGCGCCGACATCCGTACGATGGCGATCCTGTATTCCGGCTTGCAGACAGCCGGGGAACTCATCGCCGACGGTGCCATCACGGTGAAGGGAGATGCCCAGACATATCTCGACTCCGCGTTTCCCCGTGCTATACCGTACATCGACGATTGGTTCTGA
- a CDS encoding LOG family protein: protein MDDLHPDYHWWEHSAAYRKANEDLEFLNRDELRPVRLQLELLKPELAFINHRIRSTIVVFGSTRLVERTEAERRVAAMEKDVALQADDPTLRIRLEAARRLLSNARFYDEARTFGRLVSEADRRNEHYDYVIITGGGPGIMEAANRGAYEVGAESIGLNITLPHEQEPNSYITPELCFQFRYFAIRKMHFLLRAKGLVAFPGGFGTMDELFEALTLVQTQKIPALPIVLMGRQFWSSIIHFDQLVAEGVIDQHDAELFRYAETAREAWEYIRAFHAQQK from the coding sequence ATGGATGATCTGCACCCCGACTATCATTGGTGGGAGCACTCGGCGGCCTATCGCAAGGCTAATGAGGACCTGGAATTCCTCAACCGCGACGAACTGCGCCCGGTCCGCCTGCAATTGGAGTTGCTCAAGCCGGAACTGGCCTTCATCAACCATCGGATTCGCTCGACCATCGTCGTCTTCGGGAGCACGCGTCTGGTCGAACGGACCGAAGCGGAGCGTCGGGTCGCCGCCATGGAGAAGGACGTGGCTCTTCAGGCGGACGACCCAACCTTGCGCATTCGCCTGGAAGCGGCGCGTCGACTGCTGTCCAACGCGCGATTCTACGACGAGGCGCGCACGTTCGGACGCTTGGTGTCGGAGGCCGACCGTCGCAACGAGCACTATGACTACGTCATCATCACCGGGGGAGGGCCGGGGATCATGGAGGCCGCCAACCGCGGCGCCTACGAGGTCGGCGCGGAGAGCATCGGGCTGAACATCACACTGCCGCACGAACAGGAACCGAATTCTTACATCACACCCGAGCTCTGTTTCCAGTTTCGCTACTTCGCCATCCGCAAGATGCATTTCCTGCTGCGCGCCAAGGGGCTGGTCGCCTTCCCCGGCGGCTTCGGCACCATGGACGAGCTCTTCGAGGCGCTGACGCTGGTGCAAACACAGAAGATCCCCGCCTTGCCGATCGTGCTGATGGGACGCCAGTTCTGGAGCAGCATCATCCACTTCGATCAGCTGGTCGCCGAAGGTGTGATCGACCAGCACGACGCCGAACTGTTCCGCTACGCCGAAACCGCCCGCGAGGCGTGGGAGTACATCCGCGCCTTCCACGCCCAGCAGAAGTAA
- a CDS encoding M14 metallopeptidase family protein, with protein MNLKPGGAIVGRLHAACTAALVCLAATAQAADPLPVALPLFGSERVNTYFADVTYDPSVPAPESILGFALGTRPVHYDQAVTYLRALADASPRAELIPMGATYEGRTLYYMVISSEKNLTDRETIRAHIASLADPPATGMVAGGDVTLKSSPVIAWMGYSIHGDELSGVDASLWVAYHLVAADDAATRRIRDSVLVLIDPSQNPDGRERFLAQVFSLAGQVPSLDAQSLQHDGFWPWGRGNHYLFDMNRDWLPLVLSETRARTAAILHWNPQLLVDAHEMWPFSSFLFSPPREPINPNITSTIRTWWNVFAADQGRAFDRHGWSYYTRGWYEEWYPGYTNGWCLYLGAVGILYEQAGVQGAGVKRPDGTTLTYARAVAQQSVSSLANLTTAADHRTGLLGDYARFHRDGAAGATRAGRGAFILAPSGNSGREGEFLTTLKRHGLRVERAFESFQATVISAQGERRTRRFPAGTYLVPLAQPRGLLAQAILEFDTHLSSEFLQEERRELEKGKGTRLYEVSSWSLSHAYALDISHADAMPGVRTEPYDTTAISPTGAVRRADAGYGFLLTTMDDRSSIALAALLEDSLQVRVAMKPLVHDSIMYAAGTFLLRRSENPPDLADRLAVIARSTGVDFIGVSSNAASSGPDLGSDEFELLTQPRIGLFVGTGIDFTSSGSLWYLLDQRLKVRHSLLDISQLSRYDLSHYNVLILPSYWGGAGGLRMELGPAGLEQLRTWVKAGGTLMALNQAAYFCADSASGLSAAREKGAVLEKLDEYDQAYQDERAAFLATVDTNAVWRGTPVTVAPKEAKPPQKLEKKELERRDQRARLFAPEGVIVRLDLNPEHWLNFGVGDHASALLYTRQALLAKDPVEAPARLATASQLRLSGLMWPEARERWAKTAYATRERVEKGQIVLFAGDPFFRAYFHGTKRLLENAILLGPGLGTSQPIPW; from the coding sequence ATGAACCTGAAACCTGGTGGAGCGATCGTGGGCCGCCTCCATGCGGCATGTACTGCGGCACTCGTCTGCCTCGCCGCGACGGCACAAGCGGCCGATCCCCTTCCTGTCGCATTGCCGCTGTTCGGCTCGGAACGCGTCAACACGTACTTCGCCGACGTGACATACGACCCGTCCGTCCCCGCGCCCGAGTCCATCCTCGGCTTCGCGCTGGGCACGCGCCCGGTTCATTACGATCAGGCGGTCACCTACTTGCGCGCCCTGGCCGATGCTTCGCCCCGGGCCGAGTTGATCCCCATGGGAGCAACCTACGAAGGGCGGACGCTCTACTATATGGTCATCAGCTCCGAGAAGAACCTCACCGACCGTGAGACGATCCGCGCCCATATCGCCAGTCTGGCCGATCCGCCGGCAACGGGCATGGTGGCCGGCGGCGACGTTACCCTGAAGTCCTCACCGGTCATCGCTTGGATGGGATATTCCATCCATGGCGATGAACTTTCCGGCGTCGATGCGTCGCTGTGGGTGGCCTATCACCTCGTCGCGGCCGACGATGCGGCGACGCGACGCATCCGCGACAGCGTGCTGGTTCTTATCGATCCCAGTCAGAATCCGGACGGCCGCGAACGGTTTCTGGCGCAGGTGTTCTCTCTGGCCGGACAGGTCCCCTCCTTGGACGCGCAGAGTCTGCAACATGACGGCTTCTGGCCGTGGGGGCGCGGCAACCACTACCTCTTCGACATGAACCGCGACTGGCTGCCGTTGGTCTTGTCCGAAACACGCGCCCGCACCGCCGCGATCCTGCATTGGAATCCGCAGTTGCTGGTCGATGCGCATGAGATGTGGCCGTTCTCCAGCTTCCTGTTTTCGCCGCCGCGCGAACCGATCAACCCCAATATCACCAGCACGATTCGGACATGGTGGAACGTGTTCGCCGCCGATCAGGGCAGGGCGTTCGATCGCCACGGCTGGAGCTACTACACGCGCGGCTGGTACGAGGAGTGGTATCCCGGATACACGAACGGGTGGTGCCTCTACCTGGGCGCCGTTGGGATTCTCTATGAACAGGCCGGCGTGCAAGGGGCCGGTGTCAAGCGTCCGGATGGGACGACGCTGACCTACGCCCGTGCGGTCGCCCAACAGTCCGTCAGTTCACTGGCCAATCTCACGACGGCGGCCGATCACCGGACCGGGTTGCTGGGCGACTATGCCCGCTTCCACCGCGACGGCGCCGCCGGTGCCACACGCGCCGGACGAGGCGCCTTCATCCTGGCACCGTCGGGCAACAGCGGTCGGGAAGGGGAATTCCTGACAACACTGAAACGGCACGGTCTCCGTGTGGAGAGGGCCTTCGAGTCCTTCCAGGCCACTGTTATATCAGCACAGGGCGAGCGCCGTACGCGACGCTTTCCCGCGGGGACCTACCTTGTCCCCTTGGCCCAGCCGCGCGGATTGCTGGCACAGGCCATCCTCGAGTTCGACACGCACTTATCCTCGGAGTTCCTCCAGGAGGAGCGGCGGGAACTGGAGAAGGGAAAGGGAACACGACTGTATGAAGTCAGCAGTTGGTCGCTCTCCCACGCCTACGCGCTGGACATCAGTCATGCCGATGCCATGCCGGGCGTGCGGACGGAACCGTATGACACCACGGCCATCTCCCCGACCGGGGCCGTGCGCCGTGCCGACGCTGGATACGGCTTCCTGCTGACAACGATGGACGATCGCAGCAGCATCGCCCTGGCCGCGCTGCTGGAGGACAGTCTGCAAGTCCGAGTTGCGATGAAGCCGTTGGTCCACGACTCGATCATGTATGCCGCCGGGACATTCCTCCTGCGCCGATCCGAGAACCCACCCGATCTGGCCGACCGTCTGGCGGTCATCGCCCGCTCGACCGGCGTGGACTTCATCGGCGTCTCCAGCAACGCCGCCTCGTCGGGACCGGACCTCGGCTCGGACGAATTCGAGTTGCTGACACAGCCGCGGATCGGTCTGTTCGTCGGCACCGGCATCGACTTCACGAGTTCCGGCTCGTTGTGGTACCTGCTGGATCAGCGGTTGAAGGTCCGTCACTCCCTGCTCGACATCAGTCAGTTGTCTCGCTACGATCTGTCCCATTACAACGTCTTGATCCTGCCGTCCTACTGGGGCGGCGCGGGCGGTCTGCGCATGGAATTGGGACCGGCGGGGCTGGAGCAATTGCGCACGTGGGTCAAAGCCGGAGGAACCTTGATGGCTCTGAACCAAGCGGCTTACTTCTGCGCCGATTCGGCCAGCGGCCTGTCCGCCGCGCGCGAGAAAGGCGCCGTGCTCGAGAAACTGGACGAATACGATCAGGCCTATCAGGACGAGCGCGCCGCGTTTCTGGCCACCGTTGACACCAATGCCGTCTGGCGCGGGACACCGGTCACCGTTGCCCCCAAGGAAGCCAAGCCTCCGCAGAAACTGGAGAAAAAAGAACTCGAACGCCGCGATCAGCGGGCACGCCTGTTCGCACCGGAGGGAGTCATCGTCCGTCTCGACCTCAATCCCGAGCACTGGTTGAATTTCGGCGTCGGTGATCACGCCTCCGCGTTGCTCTACACTCGTCAGGCACTGCTCGCCAAGGATCCGGTCGAGGCGCCGGCGCGCCTGGCGACGGCATCCCAATTGCGCCTGTCCGGCTTGATGTGGCCGGAGGCGCGAGAACGATGGGCCAAGACGGCATATGCAACACGGGAGCGCGTCGAGAAGGGACAGATCGTCCTTTTCGCGGGCGATCCCTTCTTCCGCGCGTACTTCCACGGCACCAAGCGGCTTTTGGAAAACGCCATTCTCCTCGGGCCGGGCCTGGGCACAAGCCAACCGATCCCGTGGTAG
- a CDS encoding pitrilysin family protein, whose amino-acid sequence MKARSTTMIVLIVGALLAAGLVSAATLPPLQVEKYELPNGLDVILHEDHTLPTVAVNIWYHVGSKNEQPRRTGFAHLFEHMMFQGSEHHEGEYFEPLEKIGGGVNGSTTEDRTNYFEDVPSNYLELALWLESDRMGFLLPSMTQEKLDNQRDVVKNERRQGLENEPYGKVEELVVPLQYPEGHPYAHTVIGSMEDLSAASLDDVKNFFKSYYTPNNASLCIAGDFDPAAAKKLVEKYFANIPPGPPVDRVQTWIPTFDGVRRGTAEDNVNLPRVYMMWHTPAGYMPGDAELDLLANVLTSGKTSRLYKSLVYEKQIAQDVRAYQSSGEVSGSFNIIATARQGHTLAELESAIDEELRKVLATGITATELAQAQTAYEAGFVRRMERVGSFGGRADMLNAYNTFLGEPNKFQWDLDRYSRATAADVQRVAKQYVLLDRRLIFEVFPQGTLAAGETEIDRAQEPAPMPDPTFTPPTIEKTKLTNGMDLWLVEDHKLPLVQLNLVLKSGWAADPADRPGAASLTAELLDEGTKTRTALQISEEAKSLGASLGTGSSFDGSSVSLNVLKRNIDPALALMADVVLNPTFPNEELERRRQLYLGRIMQESKEPFTVAYKTFSRALFGPNHPYGQPYTGSGTEASIKAITRDDLVRYYDANYHPNNAAFVVSGDMTMAEAQAALEKAFKGWQPGTVASPEVPDPQPVSQTKILIVDKPGAAQSVVMAGSLGLRRNDPDFMATSVMNNALGGMFTSRINMNLREDKGYTYGAGSFFSSRRGIGPFVVYAPVETRFTDSALVQMMKELRDVLGPRPLSDAELADSKNNMIKGFPQDYFSSIGAVAGSMGSIITLGLPDDEWQTYQNRVRAIDGATATQAAKDHVHPDAVLIVVVGDRAKIEAGIKALNLGQITYADAELQ is encoded by the coding sequence ATGAAGGCACGTTCCACGACCATGATTGTCCTGATCGTCGGCGCATTGCTGGCGGCGGGCCTTGTGTCTGCGGCCACGTTGCCGCCCCTCCAGGTGGAGAAATACGAACTCCCCAACGGGCTCGATGTGATCCTGCATGAGGACCACACGCTGCCAACGGTTGCGGTGAACATCTGGTATCACGTCGGCTCCAAGAACGAGCAGCCGCGTCGGACCGGATTCGCCCACCTTTTTGAGCACATGATGTTCCAGGGCTCGGAGCACCACGAGGGAGAGTATTTCGAACCGCTGGAGAAGATCGGCGGCGGCGTCAATGGCAGCACGACCGAGGATCGGACCAACTACTTCGAGGACGTCCCCAGCAACTACCTGGAACTGGCGCTCTGGCTGGAATCCGACCGTATGGGCTTTCTGCTTCCCTCGATGACGCAGGAGAAGCTCGACAACCAGCGCGACGTTGTGAAGAACGAGCGTCGGCAGGGGCTGGAGAACGAGCCGTACGGCAAGGTCGAGGAGCTCGTGGTCCCGCTGCAATATCCCGAGGGACATCCCTACGCGCACACGGTGATCGGGAGCATGGAGGATCTGTCGGCGGCGTCGCTGGATGACGTGAAGAACTTCTTCAAGTCGTACTACACGCCGAACAATGCCTCGTTGTGCATTGCCGGTGATTTTGACCCGGCCGCGGCCAAGAAGCTCGTCGAGAAGTACTTCGCGAACATTCCGCCGGGACCGCCGGTCGACCGCGTGCAGACGTGGATTCCGACGTTCGATGGCGTTCGCCGCGGCACCGCCGAGGATAACGTCAATCTGCCCCGTGTCTACATGATGTGGCATACACCCGCCGGTTACATGCCGGGCGACGCCGAACTGGACCTGCTGGCGAACGTGCTCACGTCGGGTAAGACATCGCGGCTCTACAAGTCGCTCGTGTATGAGAAGCAGATCGCACAGGACGTCCGTGCCTATCAGTCATCCGGCGAAGTGAGCGGATCGTTCAACATCATTGCCACGGCGCGCCAGGGGCACACGTTGGCGGAGCTGGAATCGGCCATCGACGAGGAACTGCGCAAGGTACTGGCGACCGGGATCACGGCAACCGAACTGGCTCAGGCGCAGACAGCCTACGAGGCCGGATTCGTCCGGCGCATGGAGCGCGTGGGCAGCTTCGGCGGCCGCGCCGACATGCTGAATGCATACAACACGTTCTTGGGCGAGCCCAACAAGTTCCAGTGGGACCTCGACCGCTACTCACGGGCGACCGCGGCCGATGTGCAACGAGTCGCCAAGCAGTACGTTCTGCTCGATCGACGGCTGATCTTCGAAGTATTTCCGCAGGGGACATTGGCGGCGGGCGAGACGGAGATCGACCGTGCCCAGGAACCCGCGCCGATGCCGGATCCGACCTTCACGCCGCCGACCATAGAGAAGACCAAGCTGACGAACGGCATGGACCTCTGGTTGGTCGAGGACCACAAGCTGCCGCTGGTTCAGTTGAATCTTGTGCTCAAGAGCGGCTGGGCCGCCGATCCCGCCGATCGCCCCGGCGCTGCCTCGCTCACCGCCGAGTTGCTGGACGAGGGAACCAAGACACGCACGGCCCTGCAGATCTCCGAGGAAGCCAAGTCGCTGGGCGCTTCGTTGGGAACCGGCAGTTCCTTTGACGGCTCGTCGGTCTCATTGAACGTTCTGAAGCGCAATATCGATCCCGCCCTGGCACTCATGGCCGATGTCGTGCTCAACCCGACCTTCCCAAACGAGGAACTGGAGCGCCGTCGGCAGCTCTATTTGGGCCGCATCATGCAGGAATCGAAAGAGCCCTTCACGGTGGCCTACAAGACCTTCTCGCGTGCCCTGTTTGGTCCCAATCATCCCTATGGCCAACCGTACACCGGCTCGGGGACTGAGGCCTCGATCAAGGCGATCACACGCGATGACCTGGTGCGCTACTACGATGCCAACTACCATCCCAACAACGCCGCCTTCGTTGTCAGTGGCGACATGACGATGGCCGAGGCGCAGGCCGCGCTCGAAAAGGCCTTCAAGGGATGGCAGCCCGGCACGGTCGCCTCGCCAGAGGTCCCGGATCCGCAACCGGTCTCGCAGACGAAGATTCTGATTGTCGATAAGCCCGGAGCGGCCCAGAGCGTCGTCATGGCCGGCAGTCTGGGGCTCCGCCGCAATGACCCGGATTTCATGGCAACCTCTGTCATGAACAATGCCCTCGGCGGGATGTTCACCAGTCGCATCAACATGAATCTGCGCGAGGACAAGGGGTACACCTATGGCGCCGGGTCGTTCTTCTCGTCGCGACGCGGCATCGGACCATTTGTGGTCTATGCGCCGGTGGAAACCCGATTCACCGATTCCGCGCTCGTGCAGATGATGAAAGAGCTGCGCGATGTCCTCGGGCCGCGCCCCCTGTCCGATGCCGAGCTGGCCGACAGCAAGAACAACATGATCAAGGGGTTCCCCCAGGACTATTTCTCCTCGATCGGCGCCGTCGCCGGGAGCATGGGCAGCATCATCACGCTCGGCCTGCCGGATGACGAATGGCAGACCTATCAGAACCGGGTACGCGCCATTGATGGCGCGACCGCGACCCAGGCCGCCAAAGACCACGTTCATCCCGATGCGGTGTTGATCGTCGTTGTCGGCGATCGCGCCAAGATCGAAGCCGGGATCAAGGCACTCAACCTCGGCCAGATCACCTATGCAGACGCCGAGCTGCAATAG
- a CDS encoding ABC transporter substrate-binding protein — MDDMRNGTRVLSAILVCALATALIPSGGAAQTAEPIVIGAVYSLTGRDAAFGQEGLAGVNVALEEINANGGIGGRPMALRVVDDQSNPILAAEAVRSLVKAHHPVAIIGSNTSMVTSAAAVAAQSVGVPLVVPEATNPAITSIGDWVYRVCFCDPDMSGALASYAYNDLGLRRVAILTEERHDYTASLSRYFRDRFTALGGEIVYQGGYPAGRSDFSDDLRQVAAPHPDAILVSGFYPEAGAIVTAARRQNLNVAFLGGDGWESDGLFDVAGDAINDKSRIYIASHFSADAHRAKVRGFVDEFREQFGRRPNTSSALGYDALGVIAGALEDAAEPTPAALKAALAHAHHEGVTGHIEMNVSRNPTKKVIILKAEPARRFAYVEAVMGAQSPPAEDAIKE, encoded by the coding sequence ATGGATGACATGCGGAACGGAACACGGGTGCTGTCTGCGATTCTCGTATGCGCGCTGGCGACGGCTCTGATCCCGTCTGGGGGAGCGGCTCAAACGGCGGAACCGATCGTCATCGGCGCCGTGTATTCACTGACGGGACGCGATGCGGCCTTCGGCCAAGAGGGACTCGCCGGGGTCAATGTCGCCCTGGAAGAGATCAACGCCAACGGTGGGATCGGCGGACGGCCGATGGCACTCCGAGTCGTCGACGACCAATCCAATCCGATTTTGGCGGCCGAGGCGGTGCGCTCGCTGGTGAAGGCGCACCATCCCGTCGCGATCATCGGTTCCAACACGTCCATGGTGACATCCGCCGCCGCGGTGGCGGCGCAGTCGGTCGGCGTGCCGCTCGTGGTTCCGGAAGCCACCAATCCGGCCATCACCTCGATCGGCGACTGGGTCTACCGCGTCTGCTTCTGCGATCCCGATATGTCGGGAGCTCTGGCGTCCTATGCCTACAACGACCTGGGTCTGCGGCGCGTGGCGATCCTGACCGAGGAACGGCACGACTACACTGCCTCCTTGTCCCGCTATTTCCGTGACCGGTTCACGGCACTCGGCGGGGAGATTGTCTACCAGGGCGGGTACCCGGCAGGAAGATCCGACTTCTCGGACGACTTGCGTCAAGTCGCCGCTCCCCACCCCGATGCGATCCTGGTGTCCGGCTTCTATCCTGAGGCGGGAGCCATCGTGACGGCGGCCCGGCGCCAGAATCTCAACGTGGCCTTCCTCGGCGGCGACGGCTGGGAATCCGACGGGCTGTTCGACGTCGCCGGCGACGCCATCAACGACAAGTCGCGGATCTACATCGCATCGCACTTTTCCGCAGACGCCCATCGCGCGAAAGTCCGCGGGTTCGTGGATGAATTCCGTGAGCAGTTCGGACGTCGCCCGAACACGTCCTCGGCGCTCGGGTACGATGCCCTCGGAGTGATTGCCGGTGCGCTGGAGGACGCCGCCGAGCCGACGCCGGCCGCCCTCAAGGCCGCATTAGCTCACGCGCACCATGAAGGCGTGACCGGTCACATCGAAATGAACGTGTCACGCAACCCGACCAAGAAGGTGATCATCCTCAAGGCCGAACCTGCTCGCCGGTTCGCCTATGTCGAGGCGGTCATGGGCGCTCAATCACCTCCGGCGGAGGATGCCATCAAAGAGTGA